A window of the Pseudoalteromonas sp. A25 genome harbors these coding sequences:
- a CDS encoding DUF2914 domain-containing protein — protein sequence MTQRIVIKTSVNKAPTAHAPVSYQWHWRRIFMAFSVVLLFTTALIYGLMNSVNADEIQATDSGSIQSGSIQSKAVAVAHNETEHQHEQAVTPKESAPEEPAINVAEASADNLAPVTLNEEARLPSSVQNQVDMQSDMPPEVVEQVDDQQSELASENTFAEHAAITNVALGAQIDSNLVSRAVLTTGVVDREPVDVLKENLELSQFTDKLFFFTEINNLQGQTVQHLWFHQDQLMAEIPLTISAVRFRTYSSKNIMPSQTGPWRVEVVTEEGQLLAQKSFRIISEAE from the coding sequence ATGACACAAAGGATCGTTATTAAAACGTCGGTAAATAAAGCGCCAACGGCGCATGCTCCAGTGAGTTACCAATGGCATTGGCGGCGTATATTTATGGCTTTTAGTGTGGTGTTATTGTTTACAACCGCTCTGATATATGGGCTGATGAACTCTGTCAATGCTGATGAAATTCAAGCTACTGACAGTGGCTCTATCCAGAGTGGCTCTATCCAGAGTAAAGCAGTTGCAGTGGCTCATAATGAGACTGAGCATCAACATGAGCAGGCCGTTACACCCAAAGAGTCAGCGCCAGAAGAGCCTGCCATTAATGTGGCAGAAGCCAGCGCAGATAACCTCGCGCCTGTTACGCTTAACGAAGAAGCGCGCCTTCCAAGCTCAGTGCAAAACCAGGTCGACATGCAATCAGACATGCCACCTGAAGTTGTCGAGCAAGTAGATGATCAGCAAAGTGAGCTGGCAAGCGAAAATACCTTTGCTGAGCATGCCGCTATTACGAATGTGGCTTTGGGCGCACAAATTGATAGTAATTTAGTGTCGCGGGCCGTATTGACGACGGGTGTTGTGGACCGAGAGCCAGTTGACGTGCTCAAAGAAAACCTTGAGCTTAGCCAGTTTACAGATAAGTTATTTTTCTTTACCGAGATTAATAACCTGCAAGGGCAGACCGTGCAGCATTTATGGTTTCATCAAGATCAACTAATGGCCGAAATCCCATTGACGATTAGTGCCGTTCGTTTTCGTACTTACTCAAGCAAAAATATCATGCCAAGCCAAACTGGGCCGTGGCGAGTGGAGGTGGTGACTGAGGAAGGTCAGCTACTTGCACAAAAATCTTTTCGAATTATTTCAGAGGCCGAATAA
- the hemC gene encoding hydroxymethylbilane synthase, with amino-acid sequence MTQQHTLRIATRKSALALWQAEFVKAQLEHFHPELNVELVPMSTQGDIILDTPLAKIGGKGLFVKELEQAMLDGRADIAVHSMKDVPVEFPQGLELYTICEREDPRDAFVSNSYKALDELPQGAVVGTSSLRRQCQIKALRPDLDIRDLRGNVNTRLAKLDNGDYDAIILAAAGLIRLEMPERIASFISPEQSLPANGQGAVGIECRSDDELTKRLLAPLEHQQTRIRVLAERAMNRRLEGGCQVPIGAYAEVEAEQVNLRGLVGALDGSQILHAQVTGPSEQAEQLGIELAEQLLAQGADTILAEVYKSSK; translated from the coding sequence ATGACTCAACAACATACTTTACGTATCGCCACCAGAAAAAGTGCCTTAGCATTGTGGCAAGCTGAATTTGTAAAAGCGCAATTGGAGCACTTCCACCCTGAACTAAACGTTGAACTGGTGCCCATGTCTACGCAAGGAGATATCATTTTAGACACGCCTTTAGCTAAAATTGGTGGTAAAGGGCTGTTTGTTAAAGAGTTAGAGCAAGCAATGTTGGATGGACGCGCGGATATAGCGGTACATTCAATGAAAGATGTTCCCGTGGAGTTTCCACAAGGCCTTGAGCTGTACACCATTTGTGAGCGTGAAGACCCACGTGATGCATTTGTGTCAAATAGCTATAAAGCACTGGATGAATTACCTCAAGGTGCGGTCGTTGGAACTTCTAGTTTGCGTCGTCAGTGCCAAATTAAGGCGTTGCGCCCAGATTTAGATATTCGAGATCTGCGTGGCAATGTGAATACGCGCTTAGCCAAGCTAGATAATGGCGATTATGATGCCATTATACTTGCAGCAGCAGGGTTGATCAGATTAGAGATGCCAGAGCGTATTGCAAGTTTTATCTCGCCAGAGCAATCGTTACCCGCTAACGGCCAAGGTGCGGTTGGCATCGAGTGTCGCAGTGATGACGAATTGACTAAGCGATTATTGGCACCACTTGAGCATCAGCAAACACGCATTCGCGTGCTCGCAGAGCGCGCGATGAACCGCCGTCTTGAAGGTGGCTGCCAGGTGCCTATTGGCGCTTATGCTGAAGTAGAAGCGGAGCAGGTCAATTTGCGCGGTTTGGTGGGTGCACTGGATGGTAGCCAGATTTTACACGCACAGGTAACAGGCCCTAGTGAGCAGGCTGAGCAGCTTGGTATTGAGCTGGCTGAGCAGTTATTAGCGCAAGGTGCCGATACCATCCTTGCTGAGGTTTATAAAAGCAGCAAATGA
- a CDS encoding uroporphyrinogen-III C-methyltransferase — translation MMRIAITRPEGKGLELANLLDQQGIFNVHTPVLRIEPCPLSASQLAPIQDADIIVFISQDSVKQLAEQVSLLPASAQLFAVGEQTANAVQRYYSRKAVAPNQQDSEGLLALSQLQQLDSKQVVLVKGHGGRTLLAKTFKQRGAILNVCAVYKRVAQQDTSDKWLDHWRSKEIDGIVVTSNATLDAIFNTQQEELLNWLKSKSRHFFLVSERSARYLHNTYEVGQQRISIANGPDDLAIFNSIVPNQQQQGSQMSEQETQSESVTSNPEAPVTQPVFKQKISKLAVLALLVSVTGGVATAGLIIHGKQISDKTYAALAQLRQDNAQLSEQLKQAKSQLALLQGNLQQQNSELEERLTLQTQAVDAQLNAALSQAKQQISGALSSEVTYLQRMAEFKANAEQDYQGAIAVLKRLYDVVQSENNNTALLSAIATDIATLQAQPTPAVEALYLQVHGMLQQVDSLALKTLQLPEPKAHHDEPLSSEISDFQSNLQKTWHKLVDDFIKVRTREVAVIDPLLDAEQQQLLRAQLRSHLSQAQSALMDKQASIFFNALGSAQLTVEQFYDLQDRAVQVMQDQLIELQKVPLKFNAQVELKTTAAVKEWLK, via the coding sequence ATGATGCGTATCGCCATTACTCGTCCTGAGGGAAAAGGGTTAGAGCTTGCAAACTTGCTGGACCAGCAAGGTATTTTCAATGTGCATACACCTGTTTTGCGCATTGAACCCTGCCCATTATCAGCGAGTCAGTTAGCGCCAATTCAAGATGCTGACATTATTGTTTTTATCTCGCAAGATTCGGTAAAACAATTAGCTGAGCAAGTCAGTTTACTGCCTGCCTCGGCGCAGCTTTTTGCGGTGGGTGAGCAAACCGCAAATGCCGTGCAACGTTATTATTCTCGCAAGGCGGTTGCACCAAACCAGCAAGACTCCGAAGGTTTATTAGCCTTATCGCAGCTACAACAATTAGACTCTAAGCAGGTTGTATTGGTTAAAGGCCATGGCGGGCGTACGTTATTGGCTAAAACTTTTAAGCAGCGAGGAGCAATTTTAAATGTCTGTGCGGTCTATAAACGGGTGGCTCAGCAAGACACTTCTGATAAGTGGTTAGACCACTGGCGCAGTAAAGAAATTGACGGTATAGTCGTAACGAGTAATGCAACGTTAGATGCGATATTTAATACTCAGCAAGAAGAGCTTTTAAACTGGCTGAAAAGCAAAAGCAGGCATTTTTTTCTAGTCAGTGAACGTAGCGCGCGCTATTTGCACAACACCTATGAGGTGGGGCAACAGCGCATAAGTATTGCGAATGGGCCAGATGATCTGGCGATATTTAACAGCATAGTGCCCAACCAACAGCAGCAAGGTAGCCAAATGAGTGAGCAAGAAACACAATCTGAATCTGTAACGTCCAATCCTGAGGCGCCGGTAACTCAACCCGTGTTTAAACAAAAAATTAGCAAACTTGCGGTCCTAGCGTTGCTGGTTTCTGTCACCGGAGGGGTTGCAACTGCGGGACTCATTATTCATGGTAAGCAGATCAGCGATAAAACTTATGCGGCTTTGGCACAATTACGACAAGACAATGCACAGCTGAGTGAACAGCTCAAACAGGCAAAGTCGCAACTGGCTTTGCTACAAGGAAATTTGCAGCAGCAAAATAGTGAACTTGAAGAGCGCCTCACGTTACAAACACAAGCTGTTGACGCACAACTGAATGCTGCGTTATCGCAGGCAAAACAACAGATAAGTGGTGCTTTAAGTAGTGAGGTGACCTACTTGCAACGCATGGCTGAGTTTAAAGCCAATGCAGAGCAGGACTATCAAGGTGCAATTGCCGTATTAAAACGGCTGTATGACGTTGTACAAAGCGAGAATAATAATACTGCGTTGTTAAGTGCAATAGCGACGGATATTGCCACACTACAGGCGCAGCCTACGCCTGCGGTTGAAGCACTATACCTGCAAGTGCATGGGATGTTGCAACAAGTTGATAGCTTGGCTTTGAAAACTTTGCAATTACCAGAGCCAAAAGCGCACCATGACGAGCCGCTGTCGAGTGAGATCAGTGATTTTCAGAGTAATCTGCAAAAAACTTGGCATAAACTAGTCGATGATTTTATTAAAGTGAGAACGAGAGAAGTCGCGGTGATTGATCCCTTACTTGACGCCGAACAACAACAGTTATTACGTGCTCAGTTGAGGAGTCATTTATCTCAAGCACAATCGGCACTGATGGATAAACAAGCGAGTATATTTTTTAATGCACTGGGATCAGCACAGCTCACGGTTGAGCAGTTTTACGACTTACAAGATAGGGCGGTGCAAGTGATGCAGGACCAGTTAATTGAATTGCAAAAGGTGCCGCTTAAATTTAATGCCCAAGTCGAGCTAAAAACAACCGCGGCTGTAAAGGAGTGGTTGAAATGA
- a CDS encoding heme biosynthesis HemY N-terminal domain-containing protein produces MIKALLVLAVVAAAMAAGHLLIDEKGYVLIAFNETTIEGTIVAFVIMLLLTVLAGWIVLKLLSVVWHFYRSTTGHFSNKRRIKSELALNDAVWGMLNDDAHMIKSAFAKNDAPAQWQDHQQAMLAKAALQSGEQAQALQYLQAMSDDAQAQVPKLWLNANQSEQALALLSQPMQQKKPTPAAVSSYLDGLLHEQQLAEIVATLSSKYKQLDLATKQWHDFFKRFFDSAKQQASDYFSQLPKTVQAHAQLAYLQSMAGQSRLENVHDALIKLLKKGQFSQLSQVLAHAKGVDVKLTQAIQMRLKKQPEHSELLFCLACMANAEGDFELAAKIFASLPEQDWQRYWIEPALYSFEQTGQFQRAYQLARHKW; encoded by the coding sequence ATGATCAAAGCGCTGCTGGTATTGGCAGTGGTCGCTGCAGCCATGGCTGCAGGGCACTTGCTGATCGATGAAAAAGGTTACGTGCTGATAGCATTTAATGAGACGACTATTGAGGGAACCATTGTCGCCTTTGTGATAATGCTGTTGTTAACAGTATTGGCTGGGTGGATTGTGCTTAAGTTGTTAAGTGTTGTGTGGCATTTCTACCGTTCAACTACTGGTCACTTTAGTAATAAAAGGCGTATCAAGTCTGAGTTGGCGCTTAACGATGCCGTATGGGGCATGTTGAATGACGATGCACACATGATCAAAAGTGCATTTGCCAAAAACGATGCGCCTGCGCAGTGGCAAGATCATCAACAAGCAATGCTTGCAAAGGCGGCGCTGCAGTCAGGCGAGCAAGCGCAAGCACTACAGTATTTACAGGCGATGTCTGATGATGCTCAGGCACAAGTTCCTAAGCTGTGGCTCAATGCAAACCAATCGGAGCAGGCATTGGCTTTATTGTCGCAGCCAATGCAGCAGAAAAAGCCCACCCCGGCAGCTGTGAGTAGCTATTTAGATGGTTTATTGCATGAACAGCAGTTGGCAGAAATTGTTGCAACGCTATCGAGTAAATACAAGCAACTTGATTTGGCAACTAAGCAATGGCATGACTTCTTTAAACGCTTTTTTGATAGCGCTAAACAACAGGCGAGTGACTACTTTTCTCAGTTGCCTAAAACGGTGCAGGCGCATGCTCAGCTTGCTTATTTGCAAAGTATGGCAGGGCAAAGCCGTTTAGAAAATGTTCATGATGCGCTGATTAAACTGCTTAAAAAAGGCCAATTTAGTCAGTTATCTCAGGTCTTGGCCCATGCAAAAGGGGTGGATGTCAAACTCACACAAGCGATTCAAATGCGTTTGAAAAAACAGCCTGAGCACAGCGAGTTGTTATTCTGTTTAGCCTGTATGGCCAATGCTGAAGGTGACTTTGAATTGGCTGCAAAAATATTTGCCAGTTTGCCGGAACAAGATTGGCAACGATATTGGATTGAACCTGCGCTATATAGTTTTGAGCAAACGGGGCAATTTCAAAGGGCCTATCAATTGGCCCGCCATAAATGGTAA
- the add gene encoding adenosine deaminase, with protein sequence MINKTLPLLDLHRHLDGNVRASTILELGQQFNLALPAQDLEGLREHVQVIDNAPDLMAFLAKLDWGVKVLGDYDACRRIAMENVADAVAQNIDYTELRFSPYYMAQSHYLHPQGVTEAVIDGVKAATQGRDIQVNLIGIMSRTFGVDKCQYELEALLACKDGLVAVDLAGDEIGYPGELFVEHFKQVRDAYLGVTIHAGEARGSQSIWQAINELGATRIGHGVKAIEDPKLMDYLRDNRIGIESCLTSNILTSTISDIETHPLKQFLTHGILACINTDDPAVQGIELDYEYQVAAPKAGLTKADMELAQRNALEIAFLSDSDKQALRAKY encoded by the coding sequence ATGATCAATAAAACTTTACCTTTGCTTGATTTACACCGCCACCTTGACGGAAACGTACGTGCGAGTACCATTTTGGAGCTTGGCCAACAATTTAATTTAGCGCTACCCGCTCAAGATTTAGAAGGGTTGCGAGAGCATGTGCAGGTAATTGATAACGCTCCTGATTTGATGGCATTTTTAGCCAAACTGGATTGGGGTGTAAAGGTATTAGGCGATTATGATGCGTGTCGTCGAATTGCAATGGAAAATGTGGCCGATGCAGTGGCACAAAATATTGATTATACCGAGCTGCGTTTTAGTCCTTATTACATGGCGCAAAGTCATTACTTACACCCGCAAGGAGTGACAGAAGCGGTGATTGATGGTGTGAAAGCCGCAACCCAAGGGCGAGACATTCAAGTTAATTTGATAGGTATTATGTCTCGCACGTTTGGTGTTGATAAATGTCAGTATGAGCTAGAGGCATTATTGGCATGTAAAGACGGTTTAGTTGCTGTTGATTTAGCGGGTGATGAAATCGGTTACCCCGGTGAATTATTTGTAGAGCACTTCAAGCAAGTTCGAGATGCCTATTTGGGTGTTACTATTCATGCTGGTGAGGCACGCGGCTCACAAAGTATTTGGCAAGCCATTAATGAGCTGGGTGCAACACGAATTGGTCATGGTGTAAAAGCCATTGAAGACCCTAAACTGATGGATTATTTGCGAGATAATCGTATCGGTATTGAATCGTGTTTAACCAGTAATATTTTGACTAGTACCATCAGTGATATCGAAACACATCCGTTAAAGCAGTTTTTGACTCATGGCATATTGGCGTGTATCAACACTGATGATCCAGCCGTACAGGGCATTGAATTAGATTATGAATATCAAGTAGCGGCACCAAAAGCGGGGTTAACGAAAGCTGATATGGAGCTTGCGCAACGTAATGCATTAGAGATTGCGTTTTTAAGTGACAGTGATAAGCAAGCCTTACGCGCAAAATACTAA
- the fre gene encoding NAD(P)H-flavin reductase: protein MQLVNAEVVNISPLTEFVHKVTLKPDAAVSFEAGQYLQLVLGEKDKRAFSIASRPSMQNELELHIGASGADSYAMQALEHLKQAHLNKQSVLIEAGLGISQLRVDSQRPIILLAGGTGFSYVKSMADHLAEIGFTQPVLLYWGVKEESALYAKQEMEAWAAGHKNFQFIPVVENASATWSGHTGYVHKAVMKDIVSLEPYSIYMAGRFDMIGIVRDDFINHGAEREHMYADAFAFIK, encoded by the coding sequence ATGCAATTAGTTAACGCTGAAGTGGTCAATATCAGTCCACTTACAGAATTTGTTCACAAGGTTACACTGAAACCTGATGCTGCTGTGTCATTTGAAGCCGGACAATATCTCCAGCTCGTTTTGGGCGAGAAAGACAAGCGTGCTTTTTCAATCGCTAGCCGCCCGTCAATGCAAAACGAATTAGAATTACACATTGGCGCCTCGGGTGCCGACTCTTACGCGATGCAAGCATTAGAGCACCTAAAGCAGGCACACTTAAACAAGCAAAGCGTATTAATTGAAGCTGGTCTTGGCATCTCTCAATTGCGAGTTGATAGCCAACGCCCCATTATTTTATTGGCCGGCGGTACTGGGTTTTCTTATGTCAAATCAATGGCTGATCACTTAGCTGAAATCGGCTTTACCCAGCCAGTGTTACTGTATTGGGGCGTAAAAGAAGAATCCGCGTTGTATGCCAAACAAGAAATGGAAGCATGGGCAGCCGGCCATAAGAATTTTCAATTTATTCCGGTTGTAGAAAATGCCTCTGCAACTTGGAGTGGCCATACTGGTTATGTGCATAAAGCGGTGATGAAAGACATTGTGTCACTTGAACCTTATAGCATTTATATGGCGGGTCGTTTTGACATGATAGGTATTGTGCGTGATGACTTTATCAATCATGGCGCCGAGCGCGAACACATGTACGCAGATGCTTTCGCATTTATTAAATAA
- the ubiD gene encoding 4-hydroxy-3-polyprenylbenzoate decarboxylase — protein MKYKDLRDFITRLEAQGELVRISQPISTKLEMTEIADRTLRAGGPALLFENPVGFTIPVLANLFGTPKRVAMGMGQDDVSALREVGKLLAFLKEPEPPKGIKEALGQLPAYKQVLNMPAKEVRKAPCQQVILSGDEVDLTQLPIQHCWPGDAAPLITWGLTVTRGPYKKRQNLGIYRQQLLGKNKIIMRWLSHRGGALDFQEWCKEHPGEPYPVSVALGADPATILGAVTPVPDTLSEYAFAGLLRGAKTEVVKSISNDLQVPANAEIVLEGHIMPDELAPEGPYGDHTGYYNEVDDFPVMTVTHITHRKDPIYHSTYTGRPPDEPAILGVALNEVFVPILQKQFPEIVDFYLPPEGCSYRMAVVTMKKQYPGHAKRVMMGVWSFLRQFMYTKFVIVCDDDVNARDWNDVIWAITTRMDPSRDTTLIDNTPIDYLDFASPVSGLGSKMGLDATNKWPGETDREWGEPIVMDEATKQRVDEIWDSLGIGAKQ, from the coding sequence ATGAAATATAAAGACTTGCGAGATTTTATAACGCGCCTTGAAGCACAAGGTGAATTGGTTCGTATCTCACAGCCCATTTCAACTAAATTAGAAATGACGGAAATTGCCGATAGAACACTCAGAGCAGGGGGACCTGCGCTGTTGTTTGAAAATCCAGTGGGCTTTACAATCCCTGTTTTAGCTAACCTATTTGGTACGCCAAAGCGTGTTGCTATGGGCATGGGCCAAGACGATGTCAGTGCTTTACGTGAAGTGGGTAAGTTACTGGCGTTTTTAAAAGAGCCAGAGCCCCCCAAAGGCATTAAAGAAGCACTAGGACAACTACCGGCTTATAAGCAAGTGCTCAATATGCCCGCCAAAGAGGTTCGTAAAGCACCCTGCCAACAAGTCATACTCAGTGGGGATGAAGTCGATTTAACTCAGCTACCGATTCAACATTGTTGGCCCGGTGACGCAGCACCACTGATCACATGGGGTTTAACCGTTACTCGTGGTCCATACAAAAAAAGACAAAACTTAGGGATCTATCGTCAGCAGTTACTAGGTAAGAACAAAATCATTATGCGCTGGCTGTCTCACCGCGGCGGTGCGCTGGATTTTCAAGAGTGGTGTAAAGAGCACCCTGGCGAGCCTTACCCGGTGTCGGTTGCATTAGGTGCCGATCCGGCGACAATTTTAGGTGCTGTTACGCCAGTGCCAGATACACTCAGTGAATATGCCTTTGCAGGACTGTTACGTGGTGCCAAAACAGAAGTTGTAAAGTCCATCTCAAACGACTTACAAGTGCCCGCCAATGCAGAAATAGTCTTAGAAGGGCACATCATGCCTGACGAACTGGCACCTGAGGGTCCCTATGGAGATCACACTGGTTACTACAATGAAGTCGATGACTTTCCAGTGATGACGGTCACTCACATAACACACCGTAAAGACCCCATATATCACAGTACTTACACTGGCCGTCCACCTGATGAACCTGCCATCCTTGGAGTGGCATTAAACGAGGTGTTCGTGCCCATTTTACAAAAACAGTTTCCAGAAATTGTTGATTTTTATTTACCACCAGAAGGCTGTTCGTACCGTATGGCGGTGGTGACGATGAAAAAACAATATCCAGGCCATGCCAAACGAGTCATGATGGGGGTTTGGTCTTTCCTCAGGCAGTTTATGTACACTAAGTTTGTCATTGTCTGTGATGATGACGTTAATGCCCGAGATTGGAATGATGTCATTTGGGCGATTACGACACGTATGGACCCCTCCAGAGACACCACATTGATCGATAATACACCAATAGATTATTTGGATTTTGCGTCTCCTGTTTCTGGCCTTGGTTCAAAAATGGGACTGGACGCCACGAATAAGTGGCCGGGCGAAACCGATCGAGAGTGGGGAGAGCCGATAGTCATGGATGAGGCCACCAAACAACGCGTTGATGAAATTTGGGACAGTCTTGGAATTGGGGCCAAGCAATAG
- a CDS encoding sensor domain-containing protein, which produces MARLKIIRIIALCLSFLCGNSAALTTQDSVFLQHSAAMMVINPESGNIIAANDAAAEFYGYTVDVLQSMRIQDINQLNAEQVAQEREQALAEGRNYFIFRHQLADGSLRTVSVYSSPFIDQNGQSQLLSVIHDISAQRELQDALWYYQNNLEEQVAEQTKEIQQMSSMRMLLLAVIIVILLSSMMVLVVLLLRLRRAKRRSEAQGARLEAIFDSIVDLLVFTDKDGIILSTNQRVQDVFGVAHCMLNQPIEEVLDEGICTKQSTCHQMQCEVHIANHSTTFSVTKNPVLDLHKQLVGYIYVLQDITERLAQEKDQRLARTVFDTTSEGVLVSDKNNRIQMVNRAFTEITGFSADEVMGQSPAMFNSGHHGNAYFNKLYQTLNERGHWEGEIWNRRKSGDVYPSWLQVSAVFDKQGDIEMYVALFNDITSRKHHEQMMWQQANFDTLTGLANRHHYHEKFDQALANAKEQQTRLAICFIDLDRFKAINDTLGHHIGDLLLIEAAQRIQDCTRSSDTVARLGGDEFAILLTDIKSIRDVEGIANKILHQLSSQFVLEGHEAFVSGSMGITFYPDDGDDRKVLLRNADSAMYKAKEHGRNCFQFYTSVMHENAKARSQLEGALHKSLINKELSVVYQPIHDAKGQRLGCEALLRWHSEALGQVPPDEFIPVSEELGLILAMGEWVLYQACSQAKSWCDRLDGAFFVTVNVSSTQFKRQDVSMLVAKVLRETGLLAHCLTLEITENVLADNSEHILRQLSALRDMGVELAIDDFGTGYSSLSYLKRFPLSKLKIDKEFICDLPDDAEDRALVSAIISMASNLNLKVVAEGVETVEQLGLLKQLNCDFTQGYYHSKPLSAVDFEDYLLSFNDAH; this is translated from the coding sequence GTGGCTCGATTGAAAATAATAAGAATAATAGCGTTGTGTTTGTCTTTTTTGTGCGGTAACTCAGCAGCGCTGACAACGCAAGACTCGGTGTTTTTGCAACATAGTGCGGCAATGATGGTGATTAACCCTGAGTCGGGAAACATTATTGCAGCGAATGACGCCGCAGCTGAATTTTATGGTTATACGGTTGATGTGCTGCAGAGCATGCGCATTCAAGATATCAATCAGCTAAATGCTGAACAAGTAGCTCAAGAGCGCGAACAAGCGCTTGCAGAGGGCCGAAATTACTTTATTTTTAGACACCAACTCGCAGATGGTTCACTGCGCACAGTAAGTGTCTACTCCAGCCCGTTTATTGACCAAAATGGTCAGTCTCAATTGTTATCTGTGATCCATGACATCAGTGCTCAGCGTGAGCTGCAAGATGCACTTTGGTACTATCAAAATAATTTAGAAGAGCAAGTTGCTGAACAAACCAAAGAGATCCAGCAAATGAGCAGTATGCGTATGTTGCTGCTGGCTGTGATCATTGTCATTTTGTTGTCATCGATGATGGTACTTGTTGTGTTGTTGCTGCGTTTACGAAGAGCTAAGCGGCGCTCAGAAGCACAAGGTGCTAGGCTCGAGGCTATTTTTGACAGCATTGTTGATTTATTGGTCTTTACTGATAAAGACGGCATCATCCTATCGACGAATCAACGCGTTCAAGATGTGTTTGGGGTAGCGCATTGCATGCTTAATCAACCCATCGAAGAGGTACTGGATGAGGGTATTTGTACCAAGCAAAGTACCTGTCATCAAATGCAATGTGAAGTACATATAGCAAATCACAGCACCACATTTAGTGTCACGAAAAACCCTGTTTTAGACCTTCACAAGCAACTTGTTGGGTATATCTATGTGCTGCAAGACATTACAGAGCGTTTAGCACAAGAAAAAGATCAGCGCTTGGCACGTACGGTGTTTGATACCACCAGTGAAGGCGTGTTGGTTTCGGACAAGAATAATCGCATCCAAATGGTCAATCGGGCATTTACCGAGATAACGGGGTTTAGCGCTGATGAAGTTATGGGGCAATCGCCCGCGATGTTTAACTCCGGTCATCATGGCAATGCGTATTTTAATAAGCTGTATCAAACTCTCAATGAGCGTGGGCATTGGGAAGGTGAAATCTGGAATCGTCGTAAGAGTGGTGATGTTTATCCTAGTTGGTTGCAAGTATCAGCGGTGTTTGACAAGCAAGGTGACATAGAAATGTATGTGGCATTGTTTAATGACATCACATCGCGTAAGCATCATGAGCAAATGATGTGGCAGCAAGCTAACTTTGATACCTTAACGGGTTTGGCGAATCGTCATCATTATCATGAAAAATTTGATCAAGCATTAGCTAATGCAAAAGAGCAGCAAACTCGCTTAGCTATCTGCTTTATTGATTTAGACCGTTTTAAGGCGATCAACGACACTTTAGGGCACCATATTGGCGACTTACTGCTAATCGAAGCCGCGCAGCGGATCCAAGACTGCACCAGAAGTTCAGATACTGTTGCTCGGTTGGGAGGAGACGAATTCGCGATACTTCTAACAGACATAAAAAGTATTCGGGATGTTGAAGGCATCGCCAATAAGATTTTGCATCAACTGAGTAGTCAATTTGTGCTCGAAGGGCATGAAGCCTTTGTTTCTGGTAGTATGGGGATCACTTTCTATCCTGATGATGGTGACGATCGCAAGGTGTTATTGCGAAATGCCGACAGCGCTATGTATAAAGCGAAAGAGCATGGTAGGAATTGTTTTCAATTTTACACCAGTGTCATGCACGAAAATGCAAAAGCACGTAGTCAACTCGAAGGAGCTTTACATAAATCTCTTATTAATAAAGAGTTATCAGTGGTATACCAACCAATCCATGATGCCAAAGGGCAGCGGCTAGGATGTGAAGCGTTATTACGCTGGCATAGTGAGGCGTTAGGTCAGGTGCCTCCAGATGAGTTTATTCCAGTTAGTGAAGAGCTTGGTTTAATTTTAGCTATGGGAGAGTGGGTGTTATATCAGGCATGCTCCCAGGCAAAAAGTTGGTGTGATAGGTTAGATGGCGCTTTTTTTGTCACGGTCAACGTATCAAGCACACAATTTAAGCGTCAGGATGTGTCTATGTTGGTTGCTAAGGTATTGCGAGAAACAGGCCTGTTAGCGCATTGTCTTACCCTCGAGATCACGGAAAATGTACTTGCTGATAATTCAGAACATATTTTACGCCAGTTGAGCGCTTTGCGTGATATGGGAGTAGAGTTGGCGATTGATGATTTTGGTACGGGTTATTCATCTTTGAGTTATCTAAAGCGTTTCCCTTTATCAAAACTAAAAATTGATAAAGAGTTCATTTGTGATCTTCCTGATGATGCAGAAGACAGAGCACTGGTTAGTGCAATCATTTCAATGGCCAGCAATTTAAACCTCAAGGTTGTTGCTGAAGGCGTCGAAACGGTTGAACAGCTTGGTTTATTAAAACAGTTAAACTGTGATTTCACACAAGGGTATTATCACAGTAAACCATTGAGTGCTGTCGACTTTGAGGATTATTTGCTGTCCTTTAACGACGCTCACTAG